The following are from one region of the Capsicum annuum cultivar UCD-10X-F1 chromosome 1, UCD10Xv1.1, whole genome shotgun sequence genome:
- the LOC124898779 gene encoding uncharacterized protein LOC124898779 produces MDETDAEKTAFTTPWGTYYYRVMPFGLKNMGATYMRAMTTIFHDIMIKEVEVYVDDVIIKSKTRVDHVYNLSKFFERLRKYNLKLNPAKCAFGVSSEKLLGFIINRRGIELDPSKVKSIRELPPPKNKTEVMSFLGRLNYISRFITQLSTTCEPIFKFLKKDAAIQWTDECQESFDKIKEYLANPLVLVPSEPGQHDITGKKEQAVYYLSKKFTSYEEAERIMNEVHSGVCGSHMNGYVLDKKIMWAGYYWLTMERDYFCFVRKCHQCQIHSDLIHSPPSKLHPMSVSWPFVAWGMDVIDPIEPKDYNGYRFILSIITDNATNLNSHLMKEVCEQFKIVHHHYSPYNPKANGAIEAANKNVNKILREMVQGSRQWYEKLPFALLGYRTTILTSTGATPYLLVYGTEAVIPAEVEIPSLRIISEAEIDDTK; encoded by the exons ATGGATGAAACAGATGCAGAAAAGACTGCTTTCACCACCCCATGGGGTACTTATTACTATAGGGTCATGCCGTTTGGTTTAAAGAATATGGGAGCTACGTACATGAGagctatgactactatttttcatgacataATGATCAAGGAAGtagaagtatatgttgatgatgtcattatcaagtccaaGACACGAGTCGATCATGTATATAACTTGAGTAAATTCTTTGAAAGATTGCgaaagtataatcttaagctcAATCCAGCCAAGTGTGCATTTGGAGTTTCATCCGAAAAACTTTTGGGTTTCATAATTAACCGCAGAGGCATTGAATTGGACCCCTCCAAGGTAAAATCCATTCGAGAATTGCCGCCTCCGAAGAATAAAACTGAggtcatgagttttcttggaaggCTGAATTATATAAGCAGATTCATCACTCAGCTCAGCACTACATGTGAACCAATATTTAAGTTTCTAAAAAAGGATGCTGCTATCCAATGGACAGACGaatgtcaagaatcatttgataagattaaagaatatttggcaAATCCTCTAGTACTGGTCCCATCGGAACCTg gacAGCATGATATCACTGGCAAAAAGGAACAAGCAGTCTATTATCTGAGTAAAAAGTTCACGAGTTACGAG gaagctgaaagaatcatgaatgaggtacattCAGGGGTATGTGGTTCGCATATGAATGGATATGTTTTGGACAAGAAGATTATGTGGGcaggatattattggttaactATGGAGCGAGATTACTTTTGCTTTGTACGCAAGTGTCATCAGTGTCAAATTCATAGTGATTTAATTCACTCTCCACCTTCAAAGCTGCATCCTATGTCTGTTTCTTGGCCATTcgttgcttggggcatggatgtaatCGATCCAATAGAACCAAAAGATTATAATGGGTATCGATTCATACTG tccattATCACAGACAATgcaaccaatctcaatagtcatctaatgAAGGAGGTTTGTGAGCAATTCAAAATCGTGCATCATCATTATAGCCCTTACAATCCTAAAGCAAATGGAGCCATTGAAGCAGCCAACAAGAATGTTAACAAGATTCTTAGGGAAATGGTCCAAGGATCTCGACAGTGGTATGAGAAATTACCGTTTGCTCTTTTAGGATATCGTACAACTATCCTTACATCGACTGGCGcaactccttatttactagtctatgggacTGAAGCTGTGATACCCGCAGAAGTCGAAATTCCCTCGCTTCGAATCATTAGTGAAGCTGAAATTGACGATACTAAATAG